GGTGAAAAGGGAGAATCTGTATCGGCAGCAGCTGATGGCACTGTTATCTACGCTGGCAGTGCATTAAGAGGGTATGGAAAACTGCTGATCGTTAAGCACAGCGATGTTTACTTGAGTGCTTATGCCCACAATCACCGACTGTTGGTGAAAGAGGGTAGTAAGGTCAAAGCTGGACAACGGATAGCGGAACTGGGTTCGAGTGGTACCAACCGCGACAAGCTCCACTTTGAAATACGAAAAAACGGTCAGCCAGTGGACCCTCTCGCGTATCTGCCTTAAGCCGGGAGAGTGCTCTAAAGCTCTGCAAATAAAAATGGACTTTTAACTAATACCACTTGGGGTGGTCACAGCAATCGTGGCGACCAAATGGTCAAGCCGATTCTGTGGCTGTCGCACATGTGTACCTGATTGGTCGTTTTTTAGACCGATTCTGGTCTCATGCTATGCGGTTGATATTGGCAAAGTACAAGGAGCAGGGGAAATGGAAGCACAACGGCAAGACCAGTCCATGACTGGCCAGGCAGAAGACTTTCCTCCTGAGTTGGCGGTAGAGAATGATGAGCAGAAACTAAATTCCGAAAAAGGTAAAAGTAGTGGCCGTACGCGGAGAAATGCGGCAAAAAATAACTCCGTTTCCTCCCCCACAGAGAAGAGTCGGGTTAGCAGGTTGGATGGCGATGGCCATTTACAGAAAAACCTGGATGCCACCCAGCTCTATCTCAATGAAATAGGCTTTTCCCCCCTACTGACCGCTGAAGAAGAGGTTTATTACGCACGCAAGGCCTTGCGTGGTGATGCTGCATCAAGAAAGCGTATGATCGAGAGTAACCTACGCCTTGTTGTAAAAATCGCCCGTCGCTACGTTAGTCGTGGCCTCGCATTGTTAGACCTAATCGAAGAGGGCAACTTGGGGTTAATTCGCGCTGTTGAGAAGTTTGATCCGGAGCGAGGTTTCCGCTTTTCTACTTATGCTACTTGGTGGATACGTCAGACAATAGAACGAGCCATTATGAATCAGACTCGTACTATTCGCCTGCCAATCCATGTAGTAAAAGAGTTAAATGTGTATCTTCGAGCATCTCGTGAGCTTGCACAGAAGCTGGATCACGAGCCATCTGCAGAAGAGATTGCTAACTTGTTGGAGAAACCAGTAGAGGACGTCGAACGGATGCTGGGGCTCAATGAGAGAGTCACCTCCGTAGATACTCCTATAGGCCCTTCTTCCGAGAAGACGTTGGTTGATACTATACCCGACCAGCAGGAGTCTGATCCGGCAGAACTCCTTCAGGATAGCGACCTTTTCGATAGCATTAATCGCTGGCTTGGTGAGCTTCCCGATAAGCAGTGTGAAGTTGTATCCAGGCGCTTCGGATTACGTGGCTTTGAGGCGAGCACTCTAGAAGAAGTTGGGCGTGAAATTGGTCTCACTCGTGAACGGGTTCGCCAAATCCAAGTTGATGCACTGAAACGTTTAAGGGAAGTTATGGAAAAGCAGGGACTTGACGGGCAATCCCTGTTTGGAAATCTCTAATTTTGGCCCCTAAATAGGGAGGCCCCATGAAAGGTGTGTTTCGTGGGGCTTCCTCAAACTAACTGTGATAGCGATGTAATACGTCACAGTTTCCGTTTTTCTACTTCAAGAGCGCTTATTTTCTCACCCAGCGACCAAGGTTGTCCTGGTAGTACTCCCCACGGGATAGGCGGGCCTCTAGTTTCTCGGCAGCACGTGCTGCAACTTGGGCAATATCGACATTGTGGCTTTTGGCAATCTCGGTATAGGCCTGCTTACGTTCCGCATTTATTTTTTTTACAAGCTTCTCCAGTTCAGGCGAACTGGCGTCCACAATAGCGATATAGCCACTGTTTGCTTCTCCCACTAACCCTTGCTTTTTGGCCTCTTCTAAGGAAATCGCCATTGCGGGTAACGCCAATATCAAGCCCAGAACTAATAGAGCTTTCTTTACCATACTCATATTCTATCTCCTCAGAAAATGCCTTCCTTGTCGTCAAACAGGTTTTCAAGATCCTTGTCCACTTTGACCCGGATTTCATGTTCAATCTTAACATTCAGGTTTACAGTAATTGGCTCGCTGGGGGCCTTCACTGCTACAGTAGGTGTGCAACCTATAGCAATCAAAGTGTACAGTACTCCTAAAAGAATCAGCCGGCTGGCCCTCATCTGATACTCCTTATGGTGCCACTTAGGCGCCTTTTATTTGTTGCATCTTCAGCAGTTACGTCAAAAATCAGGCCAGGTTCGCCAACTGCGTCGGGAGTGACCACATTTGGCAATTGTAATGGCTCTACCTTAACCCGCTCTGAATTAGTCGACCTTATGCACTAGTGGGGAGAGCCTACTGTACTAGCAACCTATTGGTCCAGTTGCTTTTCTAACGCTGTTGTCAGGTCACGGCTGGCCTGTAACGAGCGCAACATTGCAGGAATATTATTCTCAAGGTTGAGGTTAATAATCAGGTCTCTTTCTGAATCCATTGATTCACTACGCCCGACAAGTTTTAAGTTGAGTAATAGGTCTCCACTGGGGGGATATTGCAAATTGCCTTCCAGGGTGCGGAAATCATAGTCTTCAAGGGCATTTGAGATCAGTTTCAGCTGGGGGTTGCCCTTAAGCATCTGCTGAGAAAAGGCACCATAATATCTTAGCTCTCCGCCAGGCTCGACTGCTTCCAAATGACCATTTTTAACGGTAATCCCTTGGGGGCCTGTGGTAATAGGTATGGTTAAGTTTAGACGCCCTTTGGCTTTGAAACTTTCCGATTCGGTTTCTTGAGCTAGCTTTTCAAGAGATACATGCTCTGCGTACAAGGTACTGTTGCGTTCTATATTATCCAGATTCCAATACAAAGCTTCGGAAGACAGTTTGCCATCAAGAAACTCTGCAGAAAAATCGTTTAGGATAAGATCTTGTGTTTTATTTACAGACAGAGAAAAGGACAAATTATTTAGAGGTAATCCTGCATTGATGGATTCTATAGTCAGAGGCTGTGGTTTAGATGTAAACCATTTTCCTCTATGAGTTTCCACCAGAACATTCCCATTAACTCCTGCAGCAAAGCTACTATCGTAGATCGCAGCGATATTAGTTAAACTTATGTCGATAGTATCAGTTGATTGACGAGGCCATGATATAGCGCCATTGGCAGAAAGAGCCCCAGAAACGATATCTAAAGGTAAGCCTTGGAAAACCTTACTGAGAGGTGCTGCGGAATTGAACTCAACATATGGAAGTGAAAATTGAAGAGCGCCAACTCCTAACTCGATATCATGATGCAAACTTGAGGTGAGTTGTAAATTACCAGCCTTAACTTGGCTTTGTCCCTCAAGCTTATTCCCGTCCAGGGAGAGAGAGCCAGTAAGAGAAGTCTCAAGGGTATAATTTTCAGGGGTAACGACCTTAAGTCTGTTACTACTAAAGTCACTGCTGAACTGTGTGCTATCTCTTAAAGATATTACTTTTATATTATTCAGATCTAGTGTTCCAGATAAGGTCGCATGCTCACTGGAGAGATTGCTAAAATGGTTGCTTGATTTTTCAATAATGCAACTTTTTATACCTGATAAAATTTCACAGTTGACTTTAGGTGCTATAAGTTCCGCTTCCCTAATCTTGAATTCCTTAGCTTTCAGCTCTCCAAGTGAGGCTTTAACTTGCTCCATTTTTAAATTCTGAATGTCGCCATCTTCCTGGAAGTGAATGGTAGATGAAATATCCATTTTTCTGAGAACAACACCCGCGGGCATATCAATTATTACAGGAGATTTTGCCTCGAACTTAAACTTGCACTCGGTAAAATTTTTGATGTTGCACTGAATGTGTTCAATTTTTGAAGAGGCTGAATTAGGGGTGTTTTTAGCTTTTAGCTGAGTGACGATTAATCCATCGTGAATTTGTATATTGAAGAAGTTGGATTCCGAGGGGCTCCCAGTAATATGAATGTTCTTCTTAACTTCAGCTTGAATATGATTATGATTTAACCCACTGGTGAGTAAGGGAGACACTTCTTTCAGACCGGTTACTTCTGCATCAAACAGTAAATTGCTTTTTGGTAAGATAGTTAGACGAATTTGCTCAAACCAGTTTTTATTTATAGACGATGTTTCGGTAAAATTTAAGTGAGTCTCACTTTGAAATCTGAGATATCCTTTGGGATTGGTAATTTTGAGTGAAGGAAAGTAATTCTTAGTCAAAAGGGGCTTGATTAGTGGTTCTGCGCCAGCCAGATCGACAGAGCCCTTCAATTGGAACTTAGGGTTGGGTGTTAGATCGCTATATTCGAACCTAAGATTTGCCAAAAGATTTTTGCTGCCTGAATCTTTTAGTGTTGAAACCTCAATTGAGCCAGAACCAGTGACGGACTCTAACTGAATAGGATTTAGAGTCTTTAGTTTGAGTTCTATGGGTGACTGAGTTGACAAGTGAGCCTGTATCTTTTTATTGGAAGATTCAATGGGTAAGATCAATCCCAGGTTATCACTCTCAACTTTAAATAGAATATCCTGATAGTTTGCCTTGGATAAGATTTCGTCTGGAATGAAGGCGCGAGCATTAATCCGTATACTCCCACTGGCTCTCATTCCATCTGCAGGGGTTTCGGCCAATACTTCAGAGATGTTTAGAATCGACACAATGGAATTTAGGTTTGATGATGCACTCGCATCTAGTTTCCATTGATTTTTATGGGTTTTGGATATGTCTATTTCCAGTCGAGAAGGTTCTTTAATTAAGTCAGAGCTTATTTCTGTAACTGTAGTAATGTCGCTTGAAGTCAAATTAGCTTTTAGTGAAAGTTCGTGATTTCCGGTTTTGATTGAGCTGAAAGGTGTTTGTATATGGATCTCTGTATTATGCCGGTTTATTTTCAGCGGGCCAGCCTTCAAATCATCACCAAATTCAATTTCTCTTACGAATACTGATCCAGGTATAAAGCTTACTATATTCTGAGTTAAATTACTTAAGGTGAGAGCGTTTTCTTTAGAGGGTATCTTTTCAGTTTTGTTAGGTTTGCTTGATGTAGAGTTTTTTATTTCAGAGTATGTGAGTTTGCCAATTGATAGCTCAATCTTTTGGGTATTATCCCGATCAAAAATAATATGAAAAGGATAGAGTATTTTAACCTTGTTCAGGATAAGGTTATTTTTTCGGTTGGACTGAAGGCGGACTTGTTCGATAGAAGCTTCCTTGATGCCTAATTTCAATCCGGATAATTGCTGAATAACAACTTCGCCTGCAAATAGGTTGATCAACTGAGAGACAACAATATCTTTTTTCCACCAACTACCAACTAGAAAGGTAGCTAAGAGTACTGTAGTCACAATGATAAGAATACGGGGTTTTCGCACTTTAAAACTCTTAACTTATAGAGTGGAGGTGATTTCGTATAATCGCTAGAAAACTGCAGCAGTCATGTAACGGGTTAATAGCGTCTTTTGCAGATCTGTAACAAGATATCTTATCAGACTGTCAGGATAATACTTTGTGAGAATTAGATTATTGACTACAAAGATGGTTCACCTGCCCACCAAAATGAGAAATGAATGTTGGGTCATAAGGTGTAAGCCACTCTGTCCTGCAGCAGTTTTAGGTGTCATTGCATCTGTTATTATTCTCCGGCTTTGGGTGTAAAAGCCAGAAAGCAACAGGCTTAGCCATGCAGTCCCATTCGAATGAAGTATTAAGGCTGTATTGGGCTTTGATAGCAATGCAGATACATCATGAGGGAAGGGTATCTTGACCTGCAACACCTGGAATCTTTTGTAGGCTCACTCAGTGATTAAGGTGAATATTAAATAGCTTGAAGCTATAAGCAAAAGACTTATAATTGCTTTTGTTGTGAAGGTTCTCACGTACGATAGGGGGCAGTCCGCACGTGGTTAGAGTTGCTGTCCAGGCAGAAATCTGCCACAGGAGTGGCGGGCGGGTAACTAGAAGTTTTCATTGATTAGAAGATAGCCGATCAGTTTACCCCTACTAAACCACTGCCTCTGTCAATGGACCAACAAACAGTCCAAGAACCCCATTCTTATCAAACTAAAAATATAAGATTTTTAGTCGGTGATTGGTGGAGAGAGGCTTAAATAGCTAAAAAATTGACCATCCGCTAGAGGGATAAACACGGCGATGATTCTGGGTGGGTATTGAATCTGTTTAGGAACCGTTGCTTGAGCTGTGCAAATTGATCCTAATTTGTGATTGGTAAACGGGCGATGGGTCTTAGAGATATTCAAGATTAGAAGAGGTATTATCTATTTATGTTTTCTTTAGCCTGTGTTGGCATATACGAGCCCAATTTACACGGAATTAATCTTCCATGGGGGCGAATTGAATGAGGATATTTAAAAAATGCAAGATGCTCAGCCAAAGACTATTTACCTCAAAGATTATCAAGTACCAGATTATCTGGTAGATAGCACAGATCTTCATTTTGAATTGGAGCCCAAGGCGACTCTGGTAAAGTCACAGCTAAAAATCCGTAGGAACCCCAAGGCGGGTCAAGGTTTGCCGCCTTTGCTTCTGGATGGCATCGATTTAGAGCTGTTATCTATTGCAATTGATGGTTCAATTCTTCCCGAGGTCTCATATCAAGAAACCCTTCAGGGATTGTCTATATTGGTGGATAAACCGGAATTCATATTGGAAATCCATAATAGAATTAATCCTGAAGATAATACTTCTTTAGAAGGTTTGTATCTTTCAAATGGTATGTATTGCACACAATGTGAGGCAGAAGGGTTTAGAAAGATAACTTTTTACCCCGATCGTCCGGATGTGATGTCGAAATTCACCACTACTATCGTTGCGCCAAAAGATCATCCTGTATTGCTATCCAATGGTAATCAGATTGATTTTGGCGATTGTGAGGATGGTCGTCATTTTGCGACCTGGGAGGATCCTTTTGCGAAACCATCTTATCTATTTGCTTTGGTGGCAGGGGATTTGGAAAATGTAGAGGATACTTTTACTACTAGTAGCGGGCGTGAAGTAAAACTGCAAATTTTTACTGAAGCAAAAAACATCGGTAAATGCGAGCATGCCATGCGCTCCCTGAAAAAGGCTATGAGTTGGGATGAGGAAGTATATGGCAGAGAATATGATCTAGATATTTTTATGATCGTGGCGGTAGATCATTTCAATATGGGGGCCATGGAAAATAAAGGGCTAAATATCTTCAATTCAGCTTGTGTGCTGGCGAGTCCTGAGACAGCAACCGATTCTGCCTTCCAGAGAATAGAATCTATCGTTGGGCATGAGTACTTTCATAACTGGTCGGGAAATAGAGTTACATGCCGGGATTGGTTTCAGCTCAGTTTAAAAGAAGGTTTTACGGTGTTTCGTGATGCCGAATTTTCTGCTGATATGAATTCTCGGGCTGTTAAGCGTATCGAAGATGTTTCACTATTACGAACCAACCAGTTTGCTGAAGACGCGGGCCCCATGTCTCACCCAATAAGACCAGATTCTTACATAGAGATTTCCAATTTCTATACATTAACAGTATATGAAAAAGGTGCGGAAGTAGTCCGGATGTTGCACACCCTATTGGGGAAGGAGAAGTTTCGCAAAGGTAGCGATCTCTATTTTGAACGACATGATGGAAGTGCAGCAACCTGTGAAGATTTTATCCTGTCGATGGAAGATGCTAATCAGGTAAACCTCACCCAGTTTCGACATTGGTATAGCCAAGCTGGAACTCCAATCTTAGAGGTTACAGACAGCTTTGATCAAGCAACGGGCAGATATAGCCTTAAAGTTTCTCAGTCTTGCCCAACTAGGGCGAACCAGGATAAAAGTCTACCACTTCATATCCCGATTAAAATTGGTTTGCTGGATGTGGATGGAAATAACTCTATTCTCAACAATGAAGGGGATATTGAGGAAGTTCTAGAGGTTACTCAGCCTGAGCAACTCTTTGAGTTTAGTGGATTTCGGGAAAAACCCCTGCCATCACTTCTGCGTGATTTTTCTGCGCCTGTCAAGGTTCGTTACCCCTATACCGGGAAACAGTTGATTTTCCTGATGCGTAATGATTCAGATACGTTTAACCGTTGGGATGCATCGCAGCGTCTTGCATTTATGGCCCTTACACAACTACAGCAAGACTATCGTAGTGGAGAGGCACTTCAGTTACAGCCTGAACTGATAGAGGCATACCGGGATGTGCTAAAAGATAGCACACTAGATCCCGCCTTAGTGGCAGAAATACTACGATTGCCAAGTGAGCAATCCGTTGCAGAGATGAATGATCTTATTGATGCTGAAGCGATAGTTGTAGCGCGAGACTTCGCATTAAAAACTTT
The DNA window shown above is from Microbulbifer variabilis and carries:
- a CDS encoding YnbE family lipoprotein yields the protein MRASRLILLGVLYTLIAIGCTPTVAVKAPSEPITVNLNVKIEHEIRVKVDKDLENLFDDKEGIF
- the rpoS gene encoding RNA polymerase sigma factor RpoS: MEAQRQDQSMTGQAEDFPPELAVENDEQKLNSEKGKSSGRTRRNAAKNNSVSSPTEKSRVSRLDGDGHLQKNLDATQLYLNEIGFSPLLTAEEEVYYARKALRGDAASRKRMIESNLRLVVKIARRYVSRGLALLDLIEEGNLGLIRAVEKFDPERGFRFSTYATWWIRQTIERAIMNQTRTIRLPIHVVKELNVYLRASRELAQKLDHEPSAEEIANLLEKPVEDVERMLGLNERVTSVDTPIGPSSEKTLVDTIPDQQESDPAELLQDSDLFDSINRWLGELPDKQCEVVSRRFGLRGFEASTLEEVGREIGLTRERVRQIQVDALKRLREVMEKQGLDGQSLFGNL
- the pepN gene encoding aminopeptidase N, translating into MQDAQPKTIYLKDYQVPDYLVDSTDLHFELEPKATLVKSQLKIRRNPKAGQGLPPLLLDGIDLELLSIAIDGSILPEVSYQETLQGLSILVDKPEFILEIHNRINPEDNTSLEGLYLSNGMYCTQCEAEGFRKITFYPDRPDVMSKFTTTIVAPKDHPVLLSNGNQIDFGDCEDGRHFATWEDPFAKPSYLFALVAGDLENVEDTFTTSSGREVKLQIFTEAKNIGKCEHAMRSLKKAMSWDEEVYGREYDLDIFMIVAVDHFNMGAMENKGLNIFNSACVLASPETATDSAFQRIESIVGHEYFHNWSGNRVTCRDWFQLSLKEGFTVFRDAEFSADMNSRAVKRIEDVSLLRTNQFAEDAGPMSHPIRPDSYIEISNFYTLTVYEKGAEVVRMLHTLLGKEKFRKGSDLYFERHDGSAATCEDFILSMEDANQVNLTQFRHWYSQAGTPILEVTDSFDQATGRYSLKVSQSCPTRANQDKSLPLHIPIKIGLLDVDGNNSILNNEGDIEEVLEVTQPEQLFEFSGFREKPLPSLLRDFSAPVKVRYPYTGKQLIFLMRNDSDTFNRWDASQRLAFMALTQLQQDYRSGEALQLQPELIEAYRDVLKDSTLDPALVAEILRLPSEQSVAEMNDLIDAEAIVVARDFALKTLATALAPELLQRYTALDHQKPYSPNAKDIAERSLKNTCLSYLAATEKDDALNIVQKQFETAGNMTDSAAALSALINYGSAPKVDSAIQEFYQRWKDDTQVVELWLGLQSSSARNGTLANIKNLIKHPSFEIKNPNKVRAVLGGFANRNFKQFHKEDGSGFFFIAEQVVMLDKINPQIAARLVVPITRWQKYSDDLSGKMREALQGILDSGGLSKDVFEVVSKSIN
- a CDS encoding intermembrane phospholipid transport protein YdbH family protein encodes the protein MRKPRILIIVTTVLLATFLVGSWWKKDIVVSQLINLFAGEVVIQQLSGLKLGIKEASIEQVRLQSNRKNNLILNKVKILYPFHIIFDRDNTQKIELSIGKLTYSEIKNSTSSKPNKTEKIPSKENALTLSNLTQNIVSFIPGSVFVREIEFGDDLKAGPLKINRHNTEIHIQTPFSSIKTGNHELSLKANLTSSDITTVTEISSDLIKEPSRLEIDISKTHKNQWKLDASASSNLNSIVSILNISEVLAETPADGMRASGSIRINARAFIPDEILSKANYQDILFKVESDNLGLILPIESSNKKIQAHLSTQSPIELKLKTLNPIQLESVTGSGSIEVSTLKDSGSKNLLANLRFEYSDLTPNPKFQLKGSVDLAGAEPLIKPLLTKNYFPSLKITNPKGYLRFQSETHLNFTETSSINKNWFEQIRLTILPKSNLLFDAEVTGLKEVSPLLTSGLNHNHIQAEVKKNIHITGSPSESNFFNIQIHDGLIVTQLKAKNTPNSASSKIEHIQCNIKNFTECKFKFEAKSPVIIDMPAGVVLRKMDISSTIHFQEDGDIQNLKMEQVKASLGELKAKEFKIREAELIAPKVNCEILSGIKSCIIEKSSNHFSNLSSEHATLSGTLDLNNIKVISLRDSTQFSSDFSSNRLKVVTPENYTLETSLTGSLSLDGNKLEGQSQVKAGNLQLTSSLHHDIELGVGALQFSLPYVEFNSAAPLSKVFQGLPLDIVSGALSANGAISWPRQSTDTIDISLTNIAAIYDSSFAAGVNGNVLVETHRGKWFTSKPQPLTIESINAGLPLNNLSFSLSVNKTQDLILNDFSAEFLDGKLSSEALYWNLDNIERNSTLYAEHVSLEKLAQETESESFKAKGRLNLTIPITTGPQGITVKNGHLEAVEPGGELRYYGAFSQQMLKGNPQLKLISNALEDYDFRTLEGNLQYPPSGDLLLNLKLVGRSESMDSERDLIINLNLENNIPAMLRSLQASRDLTTALEKQLDQ
- a CDS encoding YdbL family protein, which produces MSMVKKALLVLGLILALPAMAISLEEAKKQGLVGEANSGYIAIVDASSPELEKLVKKINAERKQAYTEIAKSHNVDIAQVAARAAEKLEARLSRGEYYQDNLGRWVRK